CCTGCACAGGCGGCGGCAGACGCTGGCCCGGGCGTCTTTTCCCCGCCATCGGCAGGCGAACGGGCACCCGGTGCGGGAACCGGGGCACGCTGGCTTCATGTGCAGGCTGTGTCTTTCGGTTTCCGGGGCGGCAGCGGCCGCGGACCGGTTTCGACAACACCCGTGGCCGGCTGCCGCGGGCGCCGCTTGGGACGAGCTGGCCGCGGCCCTGCTGCCGGCGTCGTGCGTGGTGTGCGGTGCGGCCGACTCGTCCCTGTGCCGCAGCTGCCGGCGCGCGGTGCGGCACAGCGGGACGCGTCCCTACTACGCCCACGATGCAGCCGAGCTGCTCCCGCCGGCCGAAGCGGACGGGAACCGGCAAGCTGATGACTCCGGATCCGTGCTGCCGGTTCTCGCCGCCGGGCGTTACTCCGGCGGCCTCGCCCGGGTCCTGCTGGCCTACAAGAACCATGGACGCACCGGCCTGGCTGCCGTCCTGCGCCCCATGCTGGCCGGAGCCCTTCACCAAGCTGCAGAGGATGCCGGCCGCAGCAATCTCGTGCTGGTCCCGGTGCCTGGAACGGGCCGTGCCCTGCGGCGGCGGGGATACAGTCCGCTGGGACTGCTCCTCGGTACCCTCCGGACCCGGGGCCTGCTCCCTGCCCAAACGTCCCTGGAACCGCTTCTCCGGCACACGCGGACAGGGCCTGCGCAGCTGCTGCGTGCCGGAAGCCCGGCTGGTGCTCTTTTGCGAAGCCCCGGCCACAGCCAGAAACATCTTGGCCGAAAAGGGCGCCGAACCAATGTTTACGGGACTATGACGGCGGGAAGGGCTGGAACGCTGGCCGGCGTCCGCATCCTTGTGGTTGACGACGTCTTGACCACCGGAGCCACCATTGCAGAGGCCGCGCGTGCGCTGCGGGCGGCGGGTGCCCGTGTGGAGGCTGCCGTGGTGATCGCTGCAACGTCCGCTCCCGTGCGTGACGCAGGTAACACAAAGGGGGAATCCTAGACCAAACCCGACGGCTCAGGTAATCGGTATGTCCGGAGGTGAATAACCTTCCGCGGTGATCTAACGTGTTGGTATGGACAGCTTCAAGAAGAGGAGCTTTCCTGCGGCAGCGGTCGCAGAGATTTTGGCAGCGGCCGTTGCTGTGTCACCGAAATCTATTGGAGGGCACCATGGAATTCATGATCAGCGGACGCAACGTTGCAGTATCCGACCGGTTCCGGGAGTATGCCGAGGAACGAATCGCCAAGGTTGAGAACCTGGCGAACAAGGTCCAGCGAGTAGACGCGCGAATCACCAAGCAGCCCAACGTCCGTGAGGCAGACAGCTCTCTTACCGTTGAACTGACCGTTATTGGCAGGGGACCGGTGGTCCGGGCGGAAGCGACGTCCGGCGACAAGTTCGCGGCCTTTGACCTGGCCTACGCCAAACTCATTGAACGCCTCCGGCGGGCCAGCGACCGCCGCAAGGTCCATCACGGCCGGCATACTCCGGTTGCCGTACGGGTGGCCACTGCCGACTTGGATACGGTCAGCAGCAGCGAGCCGCTGTACGTGCAGCTGGAAAACGCCGCAACAGACAGCAACGCCGCAACAGACAGCAACGCCGCAGCTGACACTAACGGTGCGGTCGAGGCGGATGCCGATGAATACAATGCCGGCGAAGCGACTGACGACAGCCCTGTCCTGATCCGGCGCAAGGTTTTCCCGGGTGCCCCCATGAGCCTTGACGCCGCCGTGGACAACATGGAACTGGTCGGCCACGACTTCTATCTGTTCGTGGATTCCGCCACAGGCGCCC
This genomic interval from Arthrobacter citreus contains the following:
- a CDS encoding ComF family protein; protein product: MCRLCLSVSGAAAAADRFRQHPWPAAAGAAWDELAAALLPASCVVCGAADSSLCRSCRRAVRHSGTRPYYAHDAAELLPPAEADGNRQADDSGSVLPVLAAGRYSGGLARVLLAYKNHGRTGLAAVLRPMLAGALHQAAEDAGRSNLVLVPVPGTGRALRRRGYSPLGLLLGTLRTRGLLPAQTSLEPLLRHTRTGPAQLLRAGSPAGALLRSPGHSQKHLGRKGRRTNVYGTMTAGRAGTLAGVRILVVDDVLTTGATIAEAARALRAAGARVEAAVVIAATSAPVRDAGNTKGES
- the hpf gene encoding ribosome hibernation-promoting factor, HPF/YfiA family, with the translated sequence MEFMISGRNVAVSDRFREYAEERIAKVENLANKVQRVDARITKQPNVREADSSLTVELTVIGRGPVVRAEATSGDKFAAFDLAYAKLIERLRRASDRRKVHHGRHTPVAVRVATADLDTVSSSEPLYVQLENAATDSNAATDSNAAADTNGAVEADADEYNAGEATDDSPVLIRRKVFPGAPMSLDAAVDNMELVGHDFYLFVDSATGAPSVVYRRRGWTYGVITLDSRCAEGTEDLREETRAYRPSEGAAATA